In Candidatus Eisenbacteria bacterium, the following are encoded in one genomic region:
- a CDS encoding RNA-binding protein, with protein MKIYVGNLPFNATEDEIRELFAEHGNVRSVSLITDRETGRPRGFGFVEMDDAEGAAAIRALNGHDMGGRNLKVSEAQPRRENQGGGGRRGRW; from the coding sequence ATGAAGATCTACGTCGGCAACCTTCCCTTCAACGCGACCGAGGATGAAATCCGTGAGCTGTTCGCAGAGCACGGCAACGTCCGCTCGGTCAGCCTGATCACCGACCGGGAGACCGGCAGGCCGCGCGGGTTCGGCTTTGTCGAGATGGATGATGCGGAAGGGGCCGCCGCGATCCGCGCGCTGAACGGCCACGACATGGGCGGGCGGAACCTCAAGGTGAGCGAGGCCCAGCCGCGCCGGGAGAACCAGGGGGGCGGCGGCCGCCGCGGTCGCTGGTAA
- a CDS encoding SDR family oxidoreductase encodes MSSANRGTVFLTGATGYVGGRLVPRLLEAGYEVRCLARSRRKLESRVWAGRPGVSVVEGDAADEDLLADSMRGSAAAYHLVHSMLAAGEEYAARDRALAEVFARAAARARVARILYLGGLGETGRGLSEHLASRREVETALASTGVPTTVFRAAMIIGSGSASFEILRYLVERLPVMITPRWVRTEAQPIAIRNVLHYLVAALETPETAGRTLDIGGPDILSYQTIMRILEEERGLRRRIVLPVPVLTPRLSSLWIHLVTPVSHRIARPLAEGLRNRVVCRNDEAHRLMPQRLLSVREAIAAALGRTAARTVETSWIDAGPLPGDPDWSGGTVFDDRRAIVLRATPEETFRAVCRIGGGNGWYAADALWRLRGLLDRLAGGPGLRRGRRDPENVGYGDALDFWRVTGIERSRLLELRAEMELPGEGLPSFAIEPDGTNPARTRLTQTARFLPRGLAGLLYWYAVLPLHRIVFAGMLEGIRRAAESRAHA; translated from the coding sequence ATGAGCTCCGCGAACCGGGGAACGGTCTTTCTTACCGGCGCGACCGGCTATGTCGGAGGGCGTCTCGTCCCGCGCCTCCTCGAAGCGGGGTACGAGGTCCGGTGCCTCGCGAGGAGTCGGCGCAAGCTCGAGAGCCGCGTCTGGGCCGGGCGCCCCGGGGTCTCGGTCGTGGAAGGGGACGCGGCGGACGAGGATCTCCTCGCCGATTCGATGCGTGGCTCTGCGGCGGCCTACCATCTCGTCCACTCGATGCTCGCCGCGGGGGAGGAGTACGCCGCGCGGGATCGCGCGCTCGCGGAGGTTTTCGCCCGCGCCGCCGCCCGCGCGCGGGTTGCGCGCATCCTCTACCTCGGCGGTCTCGGGGAGACGGGCCGGGGTCTCAGCGAGCACCTCGCCTCGAGACGCGAGGTCGAGACGGCGCTCGCTTCCACCGGAGTTCCGACGACAGTCTTTCGGGCGGCGATGATCATCGGGTCCGGGTCCGCGTCCTTTGAGATCCTCCGCTATCTCGTCGAGCGTCTTCCCGTGATGATCACCCCGCGCTGGGTCCGCACGGAAGCGCAGCCGATCGCGATACGGAACGTGCTTCACTATCTCGTCGCCGCGCTCGAGACGCCGGAGACCGCGGGAAGGACGCTCGACATCGGCGGACCGGACATCCTCTCGTACCAGACGATCATGCGGATTCTGGAAGAAGAGAGAGGGCTTCGCCGCCGGATCGTCCTTCCCGTTCCTGTTCTCACGCCGCGCCTCAGCTCGCTATGGATCCATCTCGTCACTCCGGTGAGCCACCGGATCGCGCGGCCGCTCGCGGAGGGGCTCCGCAACCGGGTCGTCTGCCGGAACGACGAGGCGCATCGCTTGATGCCTCAAAGGCTCCTGTCGGTGCGCGAGGCGATCGCGGCGGCCCTCGGACGGACGGCCGCGCGCACGGTCGAGACCTCTTGGATCGACGCGGGGCCTCTCCCCGGCGATCCGGACTGGTCGGGAGGAACCGTCTTCGACGATCGCCGCGCGATCGTTCTCCGCGCGACCCCTGAGGAGACCTTTCGCGCGGTCTGTCGGATCGGAGGGGGAAACGGTTGGTACGCGGCGGACGCGCTCTGGCGATTGCGCGGTCTTCTCGACCGGCTTGCCGGGGGCCCGGGTCTCCGCCGCGGAAGGCGCGACCCGGAGAACGTCGGCTACGGCGACGCGCTCGACTTCTGGCGCGTGACCGGGATCGAAAGAAGCCGCCTCCTCGAGCTTCGCGCCGAGATGGAGCTTCCGGGAGAGGGTCTTCCCTCCTTCGCGATCGAACCGGATGGAACGAACCCGGCGCGCACGCGCCTCACGCAGACCGCCCGCTTCCTCCCGCGCGGTCTCGCCGGGCTTCTCTACTGGTACGCGGTCCTTCCCCTCCATCGAATCGTGTTCGCTGGAATGCTCGAGGGGATCCGCCGCGCCGCGGAGTCGCGCGCGCACGCATGA
- a CDS encoding excisionase family DNA-binding protein, whose amino-acid sequence MERTISPKEMADAIGVSESSVKRWVDCGRIEAVRTAGGHRRIPVPSVARFVRETRASLVKPELVGLHDLLAIPSHTKEWENESTDLFRFLESGQAAEARGLILSAYLSGRSLASIVDGPIRSAMARLGELWKHGAEGILIEHRATDICIQALDQIRLLISIGKDSPRAVGGAPSGDPYLLPSMATAAVLGSEGYQAVNLGPDTPVDILRTAARSMRPRIVWLSASAIEKPRELAAEVASLLGTLAELGAVLALGGTAREKLALDPHPALFIGSSMGELAGYARGRIASGPPAE is encoded by the coding sequence ATGGAACGAACGATCTCACCGAAGGAGATGGCGGACGCGATCGGGGTTTCCGAGTCCTCGGTCAAGCGATGGGTGGACTGCGGCCGCATCGAGGCGGTCCGGACCGCGGGAGGGCACCGGCGCATCCCGGTCCCCTCGGTCGCGCGCTTCGTCCGCGAGACGCGGGCCTCTCTCGTGAAACCCGAGCTCGTCGGCCTCCACGACCTCCTGGCGATTCCTTCGCATACGAAGGAATGGGAGAACGAGAGCACCGACCTCTTCCGGTTCCTCGAGAGCGGGCAGGCGGCCGAGGCGAGGGGGCTCATCCTCTCGGCGTATCTTTCCGGGAGAAGCCTGGCGTCGATCGTCGACGGTCCGATCCGGTCCGCGATGGCGCGTCTCGGCGAGCTCTGGAAGCACGGCGCCGAGGGGATCCTCATCGAGCATCGGGCGACCGACATCTGCATCCAAGCGCTCGATCAGATCCGTCTTCTCATCTCGATCGGGAAGGACTCGCCGCGCGCGGTCGGCGGGGCTCCGTCGGGCGACCCGTACCTTCTTCCGTCGATGGCGACCGCGGCGGTGCTCGGCTCCGAGGGATACCAGGCGGTCAACCTCGGCCCGGACACGCCGGTCGACATTCTGCGAACCGCGGCGCGGTCGATGCGCCCCCGTATCGTTTGGCTCAGCGCGAGCGCGATCGAGAAGCCGCGGGAGCTCGCGGCCGAGGTCGCCTCGTTGCTCGGGACGCTCGCGGAGCTCGGCGCCGTTCTCGCCTTAGGAGGGACCGCCCGGGAGAAGCTCGCGCTCGACCCGCACCCGGCGCTCTTCATCGGATCGTCGATGGGGGAGCTCGCCGGATACGCCAGGGGACGAATCGCATCCGGGCCGCCGGCAGAGTAG
- a CDS encoding zf-TFIIB domain-containing protein, translating into MRCPSCRNTLAATDAGAVRLDICRGGCGGVWFDRFELKKLDEPHEPAGDDLFAIEPKESIPVDPNKRLMCARCQELVMMRHYFSVRKEIEIDECPGCGGIWLDHGELGKIRDLFGSEAEKTEAARTRFAELFDEGMERMSGETREKRRKARTFARLFRFLCPSYYMPGKQRWGAF; encoded by the coding sequence ATGCGCTGTCCATCGTGCAGAAACACCCTCGCGGCAACGGACGCGGGGGCGGTCCGGCTCGACATCTGCCGCGGAGGTTGCGGCGGCGTCTGGTTCGATCGTTTCGAGCTCAAGAAACTGGACGAGCCTCACGAACCCGCCGGAGACGACCTCTTCGCAATCGAGCCGAAGGAATCGATCCCTGTCGACCCGAACAAGAGGCTCATGTGTGCGAGATGCCAAGAGCTCGTGATGATGCGCCACTACTTCTCCGTGCGGAAAGAGATCGAGATCGACGAGTGCCCCGGCTGCGGGGGGATCTGGCTCGATCACGGCGAGCTTGGAAAGATCCGGGATCTCTTCGGGTCCGAAGCGGAGAAGACGGAGGCGGCGCGCACGCGCTTCGCGGAGCTGTTCGACGAAGGGATGGAGAGGATGAGCGGCGAGACGCGCGAGAAGCGGAGGAAAGCGAGAACCTTCGCGAGGCTCTTCCGCTTCCTCTGCCCGAGCTATTACATGCCCGGAAAGCAGAGGTGGGGCGCGTTCTAG
- a CDS encoding amylo-alpha-1,6-glucosidase, with protein MGKGTCSDPLVSGRLEWLATNGIGGYASGTVAGFRTRRYHGLLVAARRPPLGRALLVSKADETVRYQGLSVPLYADHRIPGGIGPPGFERIDRFRLEGTTPAWTFTVSDALLEKRIWMEPGANTTYVRYDLLRAYEPLELAIEVFIDRRDHHATTGAAERSFTVEPIAGGACAREDGSIPFVYITSDRMTARVETEWRKGFFLPAEGRRGLDATEDLFLAARFRIALLAGESAALVFSANEGAQTDAAAALERRRSHEEDVLARAAGLLGRAEGREKEVEQLVLAADQFVVERTDGANASGRSVIAGYPWFSDWGRDTMIALPGLTLAPGRPEIARTILLTFARFIDRGMLPNRFPDEGEAPEYNTVDATLWYFEAIRAYHEATGDDDLLAELFPRLVDILDRHEQGTRFGIRVDPADGLLAAGEPGVQLTWMDAKVDDFVVTPRIGKPVEVNALWYHALRSAAEFARALDRPSGRFGEAADRARAGFERFWSDDLGHCYDVIDGPEGNDPSLRPNQLLAASLAHRLLDAARRKAIVDACAKKLLTPYGLRSLAPDHPSYVGRYGGDRLRRDQAYHQGTVWAWLIGPFVSAHFRVYRDAALARSFLEPFFGHLTEHGLGSASEIFDGDPPFTPRGCIAQAWSVAEILRVWAEITR; from the coding sequence ATCGGCAAGGGAACCTGCTCGGACCCGCTCGTCTCGGGGCGGCTCGAGTGGCTCGCGACGAACGGGATCGGCGGGTACGCGTCGGGGACGGTGGCGGGGTTCCGCACGCGGCGCTACCACGGGCTTCTCGTCGCCGCCCGAAGACCCCCGCTCGGCCGCGCCCTCCTGGTTTCGAAGGCGGATGAGACGGTCCGCTACCAAGGTCTCTCCGTTCCTCTGTACGCGGACCACCGCATTCCGGGGGGGATCGGGCCCCCCGGCTTCGAGCGGATCGACCGTTTCCGTCTCGAGGGGACGACCCCCGCGTGGACCTTCACCGTCTCGGACGCGCTTCTCGAGAAGCGGATCTGGATGGAGCCGGGGGCGAACACGACCTATGTACGCTACGACCTTCTCCGCGCGTACGAGCCGCTGGAGCTCGCGATCGAGGTGTTCATCGATCGGAGGGACCATCACGCGACCACCGGCGCCGCCGAGCGATCGTTCACGGTCGAACCGATCGCGGGGGGCGCGTGCGCGCGGGAGGACGGGTCTATCCCATTCGTTTACATCACAAGCGATCGGATGACCGCGCGCGTCGAGACCGAGTGGCGGAAGGGGTTCTTTCTTCCGGCGGAGGGACGCCGGGGGCTCGATGCGACCGAGGATCTCTTTCTCGCCGCCCGATTTCGGATCGCGCTTCTCGCGGGCGAGTCGGCCGCGCTCGTCTTCTCCGCGAACGAGGGGGCCCAAACGGACGCCGCCGCGGCGCTCGAGCGGCGCCGCTCGCACGAGGAGGATGTGCTCGCGCGCGCGGCGGGCCTCCTCGGGCGCGCGGAAGGGCGCGAGAAGGAAGTCGAGCAGCTCGTTCTCGCCGCCGACCAGTTCGTGGTCGAGCGGACGGACGGCGCGAACGCTTCCGGGCGTTCGGTGATCGCCGGCTATCCCTGGTTCTCCGATTGGGGACGGGACACGATGATCGCGCTCCCGGGCCTCACGCTCGCCCCCGGGCGTCCCGAGATCGCGCGCACGATCCTCCTCACGTTCGCCCGCTTCATCGACCGCGGGATGCTGCCGAATCGTTTCCCCGACGAGGGGGAAGCGCCGGAATACAACACGGTCGACGCGACCCTCTGGTACTTCGAGGCGATCCGCGCCTACCACGAGGCGACCGGCGACGACGATCTTCTCGCCGAGCTGTTCCCGCGGCTCGTGGACATCCTCGATCGGCACGAGCAAGGAACGAGGTTCGGCATTCGAGTCGATCCAGCGGACGGGCTTCTCGCGGCGGGAGAGCCGGGCGTGCAGCTCACGTGGATGGACGCGAAGGTCGACGACTTCGTCGTCACGCCGCGGATCGGGAAGCCGGTCGAGGTGAACGCCCTCTGGTATCACGCGCTCCGCTCCGCCGCAGAGTTCGCGCGCGCGCTCGACCGGCCGAGCGGACGTTTCGGCGAGGCGGCCGACCGCGCGCGGGCCGGCTTCGAGCGCTTCTGGAGCGACGATCTCGGGCATTGCTACGACGTGATCGACGGGCCGGAGGGGAACGATCCCTCCCTCCGCCCGAACCAGCTTCTCGCCGCTTCTCTCGCGCACCGCCTGCTCGACGCCGCGCGCCGGAAGGCGATCGTGGATGCGTGCGCGAAGAAGCTCCTCACGCCGTACGGTCTCCGCTCGCTCGCCCCCGACCATCCCTCGTACGTCGGTCGCTATGGAGGGGACCGCCTCCGGCGCGACCAGGCGTACCACCAGGGGACCGTATGGGCGTGGCTCATCGGGCCTTTCGTGTCGGCCCACTTCCGCGTCTACCGGGACGCGGCTCTCGCCCGCTCCTTCCTCGAGCCGTTCTTCGGCCACCTCACCGAGCACGGCCTCGGATCGGCGAGCGAGATCTTCGACGGCGACCCGCCCTTTACGCCTCGAGGATGCATCGCTCAAGCATGGAGCGTGGCGGAGATTCTGCGCGTCTGGGCTGAGATCACGCGGTAG
- a CDS encoding DUF2961 domain-containing protein — protein MTRPRSFIARCGALVLLLFAGCVEGGSDVDVWEFLGGDLSRLAETPAAKSVMFSSYDRTGGNDDGFSGLFSRLRIDENGEHVLAEMDGPGCVKRIWMTWPGRSTRIRIYVDGKEAPALDLPIDEFFSGDREPFVAPFVGGDRQFGGINFSYVPIPFAKSIRITTVDGIRFYQINAHAYPKGSKVKSFAFPPRRSDRERLARAREEIAALPDTVTMEMPWTVETRKGDEVVEDTLGSRGRWSFPRSDGKPGCAIDRPGEILELRVALEGAHHAWRGTRLLAWWDDEVEPLRPEAASVDVPLAELFGSAFAAARVRSVAVLSGGHVGILRLPMPFRRAHLLLHNGSGERVRARLRVLFRPADVSPDGMRLHASRSEWNARQPDPFDAGVPYLDTPSFTVLRACGRGAYIGTVVSAHGGWTASFLEGDETVVVDGDTASALRGTGTEDYFNSGWYFAGPGVPLPFSGVSFKREDPAPRVSGYRWHFSDRIAFADSLLFRLGIGDGAIEPEAGYSAVALWYQAEPHEPRKRSSPHEGGRLLRRVAVFPRHMTGIVNRDSEYSENGKDNQTGWTTWTELAPEWAGRPSPILLYSGYAPGSDVHVPPRVFPPSTNRDTLNFYYKSPRYVEGLPEGRYDVSLVYAKAPLLGRIEAWLEGKRLLDPVDCGADSLIPAVVSPPVRMVLEGNGLDIEFRTVPTPLEPLEGAHAVWPSTWVEPDMTENREWVHRKLSGIVSGVLLRLTEPTIDRWLVAGPFEDPACTRFDTVYAPEREHEAGGIRPDAVYRGIDGADVRWKEARADSLGFVDLRDAIGKGTHRIAYGAVWVFSPRARSALFSFGSDDGAQVWLNGERVHRWPVHRGWDDDQDRFIGELKAGWNEILVKVEQRIAGWGFSLRLSDARLELVFSTRPE, from the coding sequence GTGACCCGACCGAGATCGTTCATCGCTCGTTGCGGCGCTCTCGTTCTTCTCTTGTTTGCAGGATGCGTCGAAGGCGGCTCCGATGTCGACGTGTGGGAGTTCCTCGGAGGGGATCTCTCGAGGCTCGCCGAGACGCCCGCCGCGAAGAGCGTGATGTTCTCGAGCTACGACCGGACCGGCGGAAACGACGACGGCTTCTCGGGGCTCTTCTCTCGCCTTCGGATCGACGAGAACGGGGAGCATGTCCTCGCCGAGATGGACGGCCCCGGGTGCGTCAAGCGGATCTGGATGACGTGGCCCGGCCGCTCGACGCGGATCCGGATCTATGTCGACGGGAAAGAAGCTCCGGCGCTCGACCTCCCGATCGACGAGTTCTTCTCGGGCGATCGGGAGCCGTTCGTCGCGCCGTTCGTCGGAGGCGACCGGCAATTCGGAGGGATCAACTTCTCGTACGTTCCGATCCCTTTCGCGAAGAGCATCCGGATCACGACCGTGGACGGGATCCGGTTCTATCAAATCAACGCGCACGCATACCCGAAAGGTTCGAAAGTAAAGAGTTTCGCGTTCCCGCCGCGTCGTTCGGATCGCGAGCGTCTCGCGCGGGCGCGCGAGGAGATCGCCGCGCTCCCCGACACCGTCACGATGGAGATGCCCTGGACGGTGGAGACGCGGAAAGGGGACGAGGTGGTCGAGGACACGCTCGGGAGTCGGGGGAGATGGTCCTTCCCGCGCTCCGACGGGAAGCCCGGCTGCGCGATCGACCGTCCGGGGGAGATCCTCGAGCTCCGAGTCGCGCTCGAAGGGGCGCATCACGCGTGGAGGGGGACGCGCCTTCTCGCATGGTGGGACGATGAGGTCGAGCCTCTTCGCCCGGAAGCCGCATCGGTCGACGTTCCTCTCGCCGAGCTCTTCGGGAGCGCCTTCGCGGCCGCGAGGGTTCGCTCGGTCGCGGTTCTCTCTGGAGGGCACGTTGGGATCCTGCGGCTTCCAATGCCGTTCCGGAGGGCGCATCTCCTTCTTCACAACGGTTCGGGTGAGAGAGTCCGCGCGCGGCTTCGCGTCCTCTTCCGGCCCGCGGACGTTTCGCCGGACGGGATGAGGCTCCACGCCTCTCGGAGTGAATGGAACGCGCGGCAGCCGGATCCGTTCGACGCAGGGGTTCCGTATCTCGACACCCCCTCGTTCACCGTTCTTCGCGCCTGCGGACGGGGAGCGTACATCGGCACGGTCGTGAGCGCGCACGGTGGGTGGACCGCCTCGTTCCTCGAGGGGGACGAGACGGTGGTCGTGGACGGCGACACGGCTTCCGCCCTCCGCGGCACCGGGACCGAGGACTACTTCAACTCGGGGTGGTACTTCGCCGGGCCCGGCGTTCCGCTCCCCTTCAGCGGCGTTTCGTTCAAGCGTGAAGATCCGGCGCCGCGCGTTTCGGGGTACCGGTGGCACTTCTCCGACCGGATCGCCTTCGCCGACTCCCTCCTGTTCCGGCTCGGGATCGGCGACGGGGCGATCGAGCCGGAAGCCGGATACTCGGCCGTGGCGCTTTGGTATCAAGCGGAGCCTCACGAGCCGCGCAAGCGATCGAGCCCCCATGAGGGCGGGCGTCTCCTTCGGCGCGTCGCCGTCTTTCCGAGGCACATGACGGGGATCGTGAACCGGGACAGCGAGTACAGCGAAAACGGCAAAGATAACCAGACCGGCTGGACGACATGGACCGAGCTCGCGCCGGAATGGGCCGGACGACCCTCGCCCATCCTCCTCTACAGCGGGTACGCTCCGGGTTCGGACGTCCACGTCCCGCCGCGGGTTTTCCCGCCGAGCACGAACCGCGACACCCTGAACTTCTACTACAAAAGCCCTCGGTATGTTGAGGGTCTCCCCGAGGGGCGCTACGACGTCTCCCTCGTCTACGCGAAGGCCCCGCTCCTCGGGCGGATCGAAGCGTGGCTTGAAGGGAAGCGCCTCCTCGATCCGGTCGACTGCGGGGCGGACAGCCTGATCCCCGCGGTCGTCTCGCCCCCCGTGAGGATGGTTCTCGAAGGGAACGGTCTCGATATCGAGTTCCGCACGGTTCCGACGCCGCTCGAACCGCTCGAGGGTGCGCACGCCGTATGGCCGTCGACCTGGGTGGAACCGGACATGACCGAGAACCGCGAGTGGGTGCATCGGAAGCTCTCGGGGATCGTCTCGGGCGTTCTCCTCAGGCTCACCGAGCCGACGATCGATAGATGGCTCGTTGCGGGACCGTTCGAGGACCCGGCGTGCACGAGGTTCGACACGGTTTACGCGCCCGAGAGAGAGCACGAAGCGGGAGGCATCCGCCCGGACGCGGTCTATCGAGGAATCGACGGCGCGGACGTCCGATGGAAGGAGGCGCGCGCCGACTCCCTCGGCTTCGTCGACCTTCGCGACGCGATCGGGAAAGGAACGCATCGCATCGCGTACGGCGCCGTTTGGGTTTTCAGCCCGCGCGCGCGTTCCGCCCTCTTCTCGTTCGGGAGCGACGACGGCGCACAGGTTTGGCTGAACGGGGAGCGCGTTCATCGCTGGCCGGTTCACCGCGGCTGGGACGACGACCAGGACCGCTTCATAGGTGAACTGAAAGCCGGGTGGAACGAGATCCTCGTCAAGGTCGAGCAGAGGATCGCCGGATGGGGGTTTTCGCTCCGCCTCTCGGATGCCCGGTTGGAGCTCGTCTTCTCGACCCGGCCGGAGTAG
- a CDS encoding DNA-binding protein, with protein MKVWEFEGGKRLLVRVDRGEDVMEVLRTVAAEKKVEAGRVSGIGALRDAEIGFFDVERKEYLRGTLPGSWELLSLQGNLSLRDGSPLPHVHVILGNAGFECRGGHLFSGIVSVTGEIFIERLEGSLAREMDKEVRLPLLDR; from the coding sequence ATGAAGGTCTGGGAGTTCGAAGGGGGGAAGCGGCTCCTCGTCCGAGTCGATCGGGGCGAGGATGTGATGGAGGTTCTTCGGACCGTCGCCGCGGAGAAGAAAGTCGAGGCGGGGCGCGTCTCCGGAATCGGCGCCCTCCGCGACGCGGAGATCGGCTTCTTCGACGTCGAGAGAAAGGAATACTTGCGCGGAACCCTCCCCGGGAGCTGGGAGCTCCTCTCCCTCCAAGGGAACCTCAGCCTGAGGGACGGATCGCCGCTCCCGCACGTTCATGTCATCCTCGGGAACGCAGGCTTCGAGTGCCGCGGGGGGCATCTCTTTTCCGGGATCGTGAGCGTGACCGGGGAGATCTTCATCGAGCGGCTCGAGGGGTCGCTCGCCCGCGAGATGGACAAGGAGGTGCGGCTCCCTCTCCTCGATCGCTGA